In Endozoicomonas sp. GU-1, one DNA window encodes the following:
- a CDS encoding chorismate mutase, whose protein sequence is MPVKNQQLHGIFELINQRLTFMEDVAFFKGTNDRAVEDLTREKLVLEKAQRDAEKAGLDRDSITHFFSGTDECGQGYSIWIF, encoded by the coding sequence TTGCCAGTCAAAAATCAGCAATTACATGGAATCTTTGAGTTAATCAACCAGCGGCTGACTTTCATGGAAGATGTAGCCTTTTTCAAGGGCACGAATGATCGTGCTGTTGAAGATTTGACCAGAGAAAAACTGGTGCTTGAGAAGGCACAGCGTGATGCTGAGAAGGCTGGTTTAGACCGGGATTCCATCACTCATTTTTTTTCAGGCACAGATGAATGCGGCCAAGGCTATTCAATATGGATATTTTAA
- a CDS encoding RNA-guided endonuclease InsQ/TnpB family protein encodes MAKTKTLKVRVKDKHAKLLSKMARSVNFVWNYINELSFRSIKERGMFLSAYDIHPYTKGAGRELGLHSHTLQCIAAEYVTRRKQFKKARLNWRKSRGVRRSLGWIPVNTNAAQWKNGQVFHNGHYFSVRDSFGLSDYKFRSASFSEDSRGRWYFNVVVDVEPETSEGTQSVGIDLGCKESATDSNGDGVTGREYRMLEQKLGIAQRANNKQRAKAIHAKIKNRRQDALHKYSSKLVNENAAIFVGNVSSQAMLKTKKAKSALDAGWGLLKTMLSYKCDHAGVVFEIVNEAYSTQTCSCCGVIPDSSPKGRASLGIREWVCSECGAEHQRDVNAARNILALGHERLAGGIPLL; translated from the coding sequence ATGGCAAAAACGAAAACACTAAAAGTTCGGGTAAAAGACAAACACGCCAAATTACTCAGTAAAATGGCACGTTCGGTCAACTTTGTCTGGAACTATATCAACGAACTGAGCTTCCGTTCGATCAAAGAACGGGGTATGTTTTTGTCTGCCTATGACATACACCCTTACACCAAAGGCGCAGGGAGAGAACTCGGATTGCATAGCCATACTTTGCAGTGCATTGCTGCCGAATATGTGACTCGCAGGAAACAGTTCAAAAAAGCAAGGCTTAACTGGCGAAAATCCCGTGGTGTGCGACGATCTCTTGGCTGGATTCCGGTGAATACGAATGCTGCCCAATGGAAAAACGGTCAGGTCTTCCACAACGGCCACTATTTTTCAGTGCGGGACTCTTTTGGTCTTAGTGACTACAAATTCCGTTCTGCCAGTTTTAGCGAAGACTCAAGAGGCCGTTGGTATTTCAATGTTGTTGTTGATGTAGAGCCTGAAACATCGGAAGGAACACAGTCCGTCGGTATAGACCTTGGCTGCAAAGAGTCGGCCACCGATTCCAACGGTGATGGTGTTACAGGCCGTGAATACCGAATGCTGGAGCAAAAATTAGGTATCGCCCAAAGAGCCAATAACAAGCAAAGAGCCAAGGCGATTCACGCCAAAATCAAAAACAGGCGGCAAGACGCCTTACACAAATACAGCAGCAAACTGGTAAATGAGAATGCGGCCATCTTCGTTGGCAACGTATCCAGTCAGGCTATGTTGAAAACCAAAAAAGCCAAATCGGCTTTGGATGCCGGATGGGGATTACTGAAAACCATGCTGTCTTATAAGTGCGATCACGCAGGCGTGGTTTTTGAAATCGTCAACGAAGCCTACTCCACCCAGACTTGTTCGTGTTGTGGGGTAATTCCCGACAGCAGTCCGAAAGGTAGGGCAAGTCTTGGAATAAGAGAATGGGTCTGTTCAGAGTGCGGAGCTGAACATCAGCGTGACGTTAACGCTGCCAGAAACATTCTTGCGCTCGGGCATGAGCGTCTCGCTGGAGGAATCCCACTGCTTTAG
- a CDS encoding epoxyqueuosine reductase QueH, with the protein MEAIQASGIEQTVFFYNPNIHPAEEYRLRKDENKRFCDKLNIPFIDADYDTDNWFARTRGLENEPERGKRCTVCFDMRFERTALYAYEHHFTVISSTLGISRWKNMEQINDCGIRSAGHYPGVSYWTYNWRKQGGSQRMIELSKREAFYQQEYCGCVYSLRDTNHFRMARGRSRIKRLVNFYGQSNNAQDGKEDCAIIAKSS; encoded by the coding sequence ATGGAAGCGATTCAGGCATCGGGTATTGAGCAGACCGTATTCTTTTACAACCCGAACATCCACCCGGCTGAAGAGTACCGGCTGCGCAAGGATGAAAACAAACGGTTCTGTGACAAACTCAATATTCCGTTTATTGATGCTGATTACGATACCGACAACTGGTTTGCCCGCACCCGGGGCCTGGAAAATGAGCCGGAACGGGGCAAACGCTGCACCGTCTGTTTTGATATGCGCTTTGAACGAACCGCCCTTTATGCTTATGAACACCACTTTACGGTGATCTCCAGCACACTGGGTATTTCACGCTGGAAGAACATGGAACAGATCAATGACTGCGGCATCCGCTCTGCCGGGCACTACCCCGGTGTTTCCTACTGGACTTACAACTGGCGTAAACAAGGAGGCAGCCAGAGAATGATTGAGCTGTCCAAACGGGAAGCGTTCTATCAACAGGAATACTGCGGCTGCGTATACAGCCTGAGGGACACCAACCACTTCCGAATGGCCCGGGGACGCAGCCGGATAAAAAGACTGGTGAATTTTTACGGCCAAAGTAACAATGCGCAGGACGGAAAAGAGGACTGCGCCATTATCGCTAAATCTTCCTGA
- a CDS encoding 1-aminocyclopropane-1-carboxylate deaminase/D-cysteine desulfhydrase, which yields MEFESIELLAKPVPVQSVNAAWLYEMGVSLDILRLDQLDPEISGNKWYKLKHNLIAAQQEGKSAILSFGGAWSNHIHALAAAGHRFGMPTIGVIRGEPGESLSATLTDAVNWGMQLHYLSRSDYRRKNEAVFVNHLLHQSGLSAQGVLVVPEGGSNLSGVQGCREILAAGGITAGSYDEIWLACGTGATLSGVALAAAKEMPQTQVTGVAVLKGGDFLRGDIHHYTRQALANWTLLTDYHHGGYARTTEALLSFIKSFEQETAIPLDPVYTGKVMFAIRHSLAENLKQGLPCRGRRLLMVHTGGLQGRRGIGIKI from the coding sequence ATGGAATTCGAATCTATTGAGCTATTGGCTAAGCCGGTTCCTGTTCAATCGGTGAATGCCGCGTGGCTATATGAAATGGGGGTATCCCTTGATATTTTGCGCCTGGATCAACTTGACCCCGAGATCAGCGGTAACAAGTGGTACAAGCTGAAACACAATCTTATTGCCGCGCAGCAGGAGGGCAAATCGGCCATTCTCAGCTTTGGTGGTGCCTGGTCCAACCATATTCATGCACTGGCTGCGGCGGGTCATCGGTTTGGCATGCCAACCATTGGCGTTATCAGGGGAGAACCGGGGGAATCTCTGTCAGCGACCTTGACCGATGCGGTTAACTGGGGAATGCAATTACACTACCTGTCCAGAAGTGATTATCGTCGAAAGAATGAAGCCGTCTTTGTTAACCATCTTTTGCATCAATCAGGTTTGTCAGCCCAGGGTGTGCTTGTTGTGCCGGAAGGCGGGAGTAATTTGTCCGGTGTGCAGGGTTGCCGCGAAATTCTGGCAGCCGGGGGCATCACTGCGGGGAGCTATGATGAGATCTGGCTGGCCTGTGGCACGGGGGCCACGCTGTCAGGGGTGGCGCTGGCTGCGGCAAAAGAGATGCCACAGACGCAGGTGACCGGTGTCGCCGTCCTTAAAGGAGGCGATTTTCTGCGCGGTGATATTCATCACTACACCAGGCAGGCATTGGCTAACTGGACACTGTTGACGGACTATCATCATGGCGGTTACGCTCGCACTACCGAGGCGTTGCTGTCGTTTATCAAATCCTTTGAGCAGGAGACGGCAATCCCTTTGGATCCGGTATACACCGGCAAAGTCATGTTTGCCATTCGGCATTCACTGGCGGAAAACCTGAAGCAAGGCCTTCCCTGCCGGGGTAGACGGCTGTTAATGGTTCATACCGGAGGGCTTCAGGGGCGGCGCGGAATTGGTATAAAAATATAA
- a CDS encoding isocitrate dehydrogenase kinase/phosphatase-domain containing protein, translating into MGFFKHGKSVFYRDFLQHLHHSADQFVIAPGVKGMVMSVFMLPSLDMVFKVIKDHFAPPKDISKAMVKDRYYLVKTHDRVGRMADTQEYSNLILPRSRFSDELLQELRLVAPSTVLVYDDKVLIRHLYTERRMMPMNIYVEQLVDHGNEQALEAVLDEYGRAIKQLAAANIFPGDMLLKNFGVTRHGRVVFYDYDEIIYLTECNFREIPEALYPEQEMSAEPWYSVSPGDIFPEEFPVFLFPDLAIRKRFTRLHGDLFTASYWRSVQQQITQGQVMDVLPYTPSLQLKKHHVDRAASRQKTAPVV; encoded by the coding sequence ATCGGTTTCTTCAAGCATGGTAAAAGTGTCTTCTATCGGGATTTTCTCCAGCATTTGCACCACTCTGCTGATCAGTTTGTCATCGCACCGGGTGTCAAGGGCATGGTGATGTCGGTGTTTATGCTGCCTTCCCTGGATATGGTGTTTAAAGTCATCAAAGATCATTTCGCTCCGCCCAAAGATATCAGCAAGGCCATGGTTAAAGACCGGTACTATCTGGTGAAAACCCATGACCGGGTCGGGCGGATGGCCGATACTCAGGAGTACTCCAATCTGATATTGCCCCGTTCCCGGTTCAGTGACGAGTTGTTGCAGGAGTTGCGGCTGGTAGCGCCCTCTACCGTTCTTGTCTATGACGATAAGGTGCTGATTCGCCATCTATATACTGAGCGGCGAATGATGCCTATGAATATCTATGTTGAACAGCTGGTTGACCATGGCAACGAGCAGGCACTGGAAGCGGTGCTTGATGAGTATGGCCGGGCGATCAAGCAATTGGCCGCTGCCAATATCTTCCCAGGCGATATGCTGCTGAAAAATTTCGGGGTCACTCGCCATGGTCGTGTGGTTTTCTACGATTACGATGAAATTATCTATCTGACCGAGTGCAATTTTCGCGAGATACCCGAGGCGCTCTATCCAGAGCAGGAAATGTCCGCTGAGCCCTGGTATTCCGTTTCACCGGGGGATATTTTTCCGGAAGAGTTTCCGGTGTTTCTGTTTCCTGATCTGGCCATCCGCAAACGTTTTACCCGTCTTCATGGTGATCTTTTTACCGCCAGTTACTGGCGCAGTGTTCAGCAGCAGATTACCCAGGGGCAGGTGATGGATGTATTGCCATACACGCCATCACTGCAACTGAAAAAACACCATGTTGACCGGGCTGCGTCCCGGCAAAAAACAGCGCCTGTGGTTTAA